A part of Vibrio sp. B1FLJ16 genomic DNA contains:
- the mpl gene encoding UDP-N-acetylmuramate:L-alanyl-gamma-D-glutamyl-meso-diaminopimelate ligase — protein sequence MHIHILGICGTFMGGAAILARQLGHKVTGSDANVYPPMSTLLESQGIEIIEGFDPSQLNPEPDLVVIGNAMSRGNPCVEHVLNSNMRYTSGPQWLNEFLLHDRWVLAVSGTHGKTTTSSMLAWILEDCGYQPGFLVGGVLGNFGVSARLGESMFFVVEADEYDSAFFDKRSKFVHYHPRTLIMNNLEFDHADIFDDLEAIKRQFHHLVRTVPGNGLILAPKQDKALSDVLERGCWTEKQFSGEEGDWQAHKLVVDGSKFEVSLQGKKVGTVEWDLVGDHNVDNALMAVAAARHVGVAPELACQALGRFINTKRRLELKGEEQGVTVYDDFAHHPTAIELTVGGLRNKVGDKRILAVLEPRSATMKRGVHKNTLADSLHSADEVFLFQPDSIEWSVQEIADQCPQPAYVDANLDRFVAKIVERAKSGDQILVMSNGGFGGIHGKLLEQLKQKA from the coding sequence ATGCACATCCATATCTTGGGTATCTGTGGCACGTTTATGGGCGGCGCAGCAATTTTAGCTCGTCAGTTAGGACATAAAGTGACGGGTTCTGATGCCAATGTTTACCCACCAATGAGTACGCTATTAGAGTCTCAAGGTATTGAAATAATTGAAGGCTTTGACCCTTCTCAGCTTAATCCTGAACCTGATTTGGTCGTGATTGGTAACGCTATGAGTCGCGGTAATCCGTGTGTTGAGCACGTTCTCAATAGCAATATGCGTTATACCTCCGGACCGCAATGGCTGAATGAATTCTTGCTGCATGACCGCTGGGTACTGGCAGTGTCCGGTACTCATGGTAAAACCACAACCTCAAGTATGCTGGCGTGGATACTGGAAGACTGTGGTTACCAGCCGGGTTTCTTAGTCGGTGGTGTATTAGGGAACTTCGGTGTATCGGCCCGATTGGGTGAAAGCATGTTTTTTGTTGTAGAAGCAGATGAATACGACAGTGCTTTTTTCGACAAGCGTTCTAAGTTCGTGCATTACCATCCGCGCACTTTAATCATGAATAACCTGGAATTCGATCATGCGGATATCTTCGACGATCTTGAAGCGATTAAGCGGCAGTTCCACCATTTAGTGCGTACTGTTCCGGGGAATGGTCTGATTCTTGCTCCCAAGCAGGATAAGGCGCTGAGTGATGTGCTTGAACGTGGTTGCTGGACAGAAAAGCAGTTTTCAGGTGAAGAGGGAGACTGGCAGGCGCATAAACTGGTTGTCGACGGCTCGAAATTTGAGGTGTCGCTGCAAGGTAAGAAAGTGGGGACCGTCGAGTGGGATTTAGTCGGCGATCATAACGTGGATAATGCGCTGATGGCCGTTGCTGCCGCAAGGCATGTTGGTGTGGCGCCTGAGTTAGCCTGCCAGGCACTTGGTCGCTTTATTAATACCAAGCGCCGACTTGAACTGAAAGGTGAAGAGCAAGGTGTGACCGTCTATGACGATTTTGCTCACCACCCAACCGCTATTGAACTGACCGTAGGTGGCCTGCGCAACAAAGTTGGTGATAAACGCATTCTGGCGGTACTGGAACCTCGTTCCGCGACGATGAAGCGTGGTGTGCATAAGAATACACTGGCCGATTCACTGCACAGTGCAGATGAAGTGTTCTTATTTCAGCCAGACAGCATTGAATGGTCTGTACAGGAAATCGCTGACCAGTGCCCGCAACCGGCCTATGTTGATGCTAACTTAGACCGTTTTGTCGCAAAAATCGTTGAAAGAGCAAAATCCGGAGACCAAATTCTGGTGATGAGTAATGGTGGTTTCGGCGGTATTCACGGTAAACTTCTCGAACAGTTAAAACAAAAAGCTTAA
- a CDS encoding translocation/assembly module TamB domain-containing protein produces MMKMMFKWTKWLLLGLAGLLLLLVILVSTVMFTHPGLKLAVWGAEKALPQLRVGTIQGALFPGFSMHDVSFVDEALNIDARVERLALAISFRCFFEPKVCVDELALQGVNFQMPELPPASEELEEETAPLRSVSTPVPIFIDNVSFNDIHLNILDNQIDWQQFSTALSMQDDQLVIKPTVLEEINVALAESEAESEPAKTEIVKPEETAAQDIVLPEVWIPLTMDVERFDINNFRLAGETPVIVHHLGLVARAGGELVDVNTLELDMPEAEATLSTQVTLSADYPIKAQLDALVKQEDVKGQKLSLSASGSVGDLSLEATLSELAKGEIRGKVQPLKAQLPFDVTIQNAEAQWPLHGESDYQVSVPGLAAKGSLDGYDVTLETKASGKEIPDVDVTLNGKGTLEQIDLDSLIIKTLGGELSGKVMANWAAPVNWQADLNLQHIQPGLQWPEAEGDISGSLSTSGSLTDQGGWQVSLPTLDIDGVLRGYPLKMKGQLEASDKSGKAEDIKLTTQGLVLAHGPNQLNAKGEIDNQILVDVEVNFPDFAKTVPELSGNMNGNVAVRGSLKEPDIKLDLALNKLNWQKLAKVETVTLKGDISALPAPKADVSLVANNIVYDSMNIDSVDLELSGDEKRHQLTLDAVSDIASASLEILGSLEQKPQMIWEGALTRLSLETPQGDWALQKSTAVKVNVDKQIADVQAHCWVQAQSSVCLSEDISVGKSGEAKVVVNNFDFSQIKDLLPPETKLQGSVSALAVAKWAPDIKPQVTLDVEMPKGQAEQTLGQPITVGWESVSLKAALAKDKLDAQWLIDVADNGDLSGNVSLVNVSSESPEIAGTVSLSTLHLDFLAPLIGEYSLFKASMTTDLALSGDVMHPRINGQFLIDQIKLQGEVTPIDINSGQVAINFKGHQADLNAGIITPDGKLEITGDADWQDLQNWHSNARVFAKELKVDIPPMVKIKVEPDMTIEVTPKLAKVQGDINLPWARIVVEELPPSAVGVSSDLVILDENMQPIDDTVAVPFNVETDINIKIGNDFQLSAFGLEGGLRGNLKVSQRDKGPYIVGEVNIVDGSYRSFGQDLVIDEGKIIMSGPADQPYVSIKAIRNPDNTQDDVTAGVRVTGPASDPSMAIFSDPAMPQANALSYLLRGQDIDAESSGDAMTTALIGISLAKSGRVVGEIGEAFGVQDLQLDTAGSGDDSQVTVSGYILPGLQVKYGVGIFNSLGEFTVRYRLMQDLYLEAVSGVDSAVDLLYQFEFD; encoded by the coding sequence ATGATGAAAATGATGTTTAAGTGGACCAAATGGCTGTTGTTGGGCTTAGCTGGTCTTCTGCTGTTGCTCGTCATTTTAGTGTCGACCGTGATGTTTACTCATCCTGGTTTGAAGCTGGCGGTATGGGGCGCAGAAAAAGCGCTGCCACAATTACGAGTTGGGACAATTCAGGGGGCACTGTTCCCTGGCTTCTCAATGCACGACGTCAGTTTTGTTGACGAAGCCCTGAACATTGATGCAAGGGTTGAACGTTTGGCTCTGGCGATCAGCTTCCGATGTTTCTTTGAGCCTAAAGTCTGTGTAGATGAACTGGCTCTGCAAGGCGTTAATTTCCAGATGCCGGAACTCCCACCTGCAAGTGAAGAGCTGGAAGAGGAGACAGCACCACTGCGTTCTGTCAGCACGCCGGTACCAATTTTTATCGATAACGTCAGTTTCAACGACATTCACCTCAACATATTAGATAACCAAATTGATTGGCAGCAGTTTTCGACAGCGTTATCGATGCAGGATGATCAGCTGGTGATTAAACCGACTGTGTTAGAAGAAATCAATGTTGCTTTAGCCGAGAGTGAGGCGGAATCAGAGCCAGCCAAAACTGAGATAGTAAAACCTGAGGAGACTGCTGCTCAGGATATTGTTTTGCCTGAAGTCTGGATTCCTCTCACGATGGATGTTGAGCGCTTTGATATTAACAACTTCAGGTTAGCTGGTGAGACACCTGTCATTGTGCATCATCTCGGTCTGGTTGCACGGGCAGGAGGTGAACTTGTTGATGTGAATACGCTTGAACTTGATATGCCTGAAGCCGAGGCTACATTGAGTACACAAGTAACCCTTTCTGCTGACTATCCGATCAAGGCGCAACTGGATGCGCTAGTCAAACAAGAGGATGTTAAAGGACAGAAGCTGTCGCTATCAGCTTCGGGTTCTGTCGGTGATTTATCGCTTGAAGCAACGCTTTCAGAACTGGCTAAAGGCGAGATCCGAGGTAAAGTTCAGCCACTTAAAGCTCAGCTGCCATTTGATGTCACCATTCAGAATGCAGAAGCGCAGTGGCCGCTTCACGGAGAAAGTGATTATCAGGTTTCGGTTCCAGGTCTGGCTGCGAAAGGCTCTCTTGATGGTTATGACGTTACCCTTGAGACCAAAGCATCCGGTAAGGAGATTCCGGATGTCGATGTGACTCTAAACGGTAAAGGGACGCTTGAGCAAATCGATCTGGACAGTCTGATTATCAAAACCCTGGGTGGTGAGCTGTCCGGTAAGGTGATGGCGAACTGGGCAGCACCAGTTAACTGGCAAGCCGATCTTAACCTGCAACATATTCAGCCTGGTTTGCAGTGGCCTGAAGCAGAAGGGGACATCAGTGGTAGCTTGTCCACCTCTGGCTCATTAACCGACCAAGGTGGTTGGCAGGTCAGCCTTCCTACGCTGGATATTGACGGTGTATTACGCGGTTATCCGCTTAAAATGAAAGGTCAGCTGGAAGCTTCAGATAAGAGCGGTAAAGCTGAGGATATCAAGCTGACGACGCAAGGATTAGTTCTTGCACATGGGCCTAACCAGTTAAACGCCAAAGGTGAGATAGATAATCAAATTTTGGTAGATGTTGAGGTTAACTTCCCCGATTTTGCGAAAACAGTGCCTGAACTTAGCGGTAATATGAACGGTAATGTCGCCGTGCGTGGTAGCTTGAAAGAGCCGGACATAAAGTTAGATTTAGCGTTAAACAAGCTGAACTGGCAGAAGCTGGCCAAGGTAGAAACGGTCACCCTGAAAGGCGATATTTCAGCACTGCCTGCGCCGAAAGCCGATGTCAGTCTGGTCGCGAACAATATTGTCTACGACAGTATGAATATTGACAGTGTTGATCTCGAACTGTCAGGGGATGAGAAACGGCATCAGCTGACTCTGGATGCTGTCTCGGATATTGCTTCAGCCAGCCTGGAAATTCTGGGCTCACTAGAACAAAAGCCGCAAATGATCTGGGAAGGGGCTCTGACTCGTCTGTCACTTGAAACTCCTCAGGGTGACTGGGCTCTGCAAAAATCAACGGCTGTGAAGGTTAATGTCGATAAGCAGATTGCCGATGTTCAGGCGCATTGCTGGGTACAGGCGCAATCAAGTGTGTGTCTGTCTGAAGACATCAGTGTCGGTAAAAGTGGCGAGGCGAAGGTCGTAGTCAACAATTTTGATTTCAGCCAAATCAAAGATCTGTTACCGCCAGAGACTAAGCTGCAAGGTTCCGTGAGTGCACTGGCTGTTGCAAAGTGGGCTCCGGACATTAAGCCGCAAGTGACGCTGGATGTTGAAATGCCAAAAGGTCAGGCAGAGCAGACATTGGGACAGCCGATAACGGTCGGCTGGGAAAGTGTCAGCCTGAAAGCGGCTCTCGCCAAAGATAAGCTGGATGCACAGTGGCTTATTGATGTGGCGGACAACGGTGATCTTTCCGGTAATGTATCGTTGGTTAATGTGTCTTCAGAATCCCCTGAGATTGCAGGTACTGTATCACTTTCAACGCTCCATCTGGACTTCCTTGCCCCATTGATTGGCGAGTACAGTTTGTTCAAGGCAAGCATGACAACTGATCTGGCTCTGTCCGGCGATGTCATGCATCCGCGGATAAACGGTCAGTTCCTGATTGACCAAATTAAACTGCAGGGTGAGGTTACACCAATTGATATCAACTCCGGTCAGGTGGCGATTAACTTTAAAGGTCATCAGGCCGACTTAAATGCAGGCATCATCACCCCTGATGGAAAACTAGAAATCACGGGCGACGCGGACTGGCAGGACTTACAAAACTGGCACTCCAATGCGCGGGTGTTCGCCAAAGAACTCAAAGTTGATATACCACCAATGGTGAAAATCAAAGTTGAACCTGATATGACGATCGAGGTAACCCCAAAACTCGCTAAAGTGCAGGGAGACATTAACCTGCCATGGGCACGAATTGTCGTAGAAGAGTTACCACCAAGTGCAGTTGGTGTTTCGAGTGATCTGGTGATTCTCGATGAAAACATGCAGCCAATAGACGATACGGTGGCGGTACCATTTAACGTTGAAACTGATATCAACATTAAGATCGGTAACGATTTCCAACTGTCTGCGTTTGGTCTGGAGGGCGGATTGCGGGGTAATCTCAAAGTCAGTCAGCGCGATAAAGGGCCTTATATTGTTGGTGAAGTTAACATTGTTGACGGTTCCTACCGTTCCTTTGGTCAGGATCTGGTGATTGATGAAGGTAAGATCATCATGAGTGGCCCAGCGGACCAGCCGTATGTTTCTATTAAGGCGATTCGTAATCCTGACAACACTCAGGATGACGTGACGGCTGGGGTGCGAGTTACCGGCCCTGCATCTGACCCAAGTATGGCGATTTTCTCGGATCCCGCGATGCCTCAGGCGAATGCGCTTTCTTATCTGTTACGTGGCCAGGATATTGATGCAGAATCCAGCGGGGACGCTATGACAACCGCTTTGATCGGTATCAGTCTGGCGAAAAGTGGCCGTGTGGTTGGTGAAATTGGTGAAGCCTTTGGTGTTCAGGACTTGCAGCTCGATACGGCTGGTTCGGGAGACGATTCTCAGGTGACGGTAAGTGGTTACATACTGCCTGGTCTGCAGGTCAAATATGGTGTGGGTATCTTCAACTCTCTGGGTGAGTTTACGGTTCGTTACCGCTTAATGCAGGATCTATATTTAGAAGCCGTTTCTGGTGTAGACAGCGCAGTTGACCTACTCTATCAATTTGAGTTCGATTAA
- the fbp gene encoding class 1 fructose-bisphosphatase — translation MSGLRTLGEFIVEKQADFPHASGDLSSLLASIRLAAKIVNREINAAGLGDITGAVGTENVQGEAQQKLDVYANDKFKAALEARDQVCGVASEEEDEAVAFNKELSQNAKYVVLMDPLDGSSNIDVNVSVGTIFSIYRRVSPIGTPATEEDFLQPGHKQVAAGYVIYGSSTMLVYTTGNGVNGFTYDPSIGSFCLSHENMMIPEDGQIYSINEGNYIRFPLGVKKYIKYCQENEPSDGRPYTSRYIGSLVADFHRNLLKGGIYLYPSTQSHPQGKLRLLYECNPMAFLIEQAGGIASDGVNRIMDIVPTELHQRVPFFVGSKNMVRKVEEFLELNRDE, via the coding sequence ATGTCAGGATTACGCACCCTAGGCGAATTCATTGTCGAAAAACAAGCGGACTTCCCCCACGCTAGTGGTGATCTCTCATCTCTTTTAGCTTCGATTCGTTTAGCTGCTAAAATCGTTAACCGCGAAATTAATGCTGCTGGCCTTGGTGATATTACTGGTGCTGTGGGCACGGAAAATGTCCAGGGCGAAGCTCAGCAAAAACTCGATGTTTATGCGAACGACAAATTTAAAGCGGCACTTGAGGCTCGCGATCAGGTTTGTGGTGTAGCCAGCGAAGAAGAAGATGAAGCAGTTGCGTTCAACAAAGAACTCAGCCAAAACGCCAAGTATGTTGTATTAATGGATCCACTGGACGGGTCTTCTAATATCGACGTAAACGTCTCTGTCGGTACGATTTTCTCAATCTACCGTCGTGTGTCTCCGATTGGTACTCCAGCGACAGAAGAAGATTTCCTTCAGCCTGGTCATAAACAAGTCGCCGCTGGTTATGTAATTTACGGCTCCTCTACTATGTTGGTTTACACCACTGGTAACGGTGTTAACGGTTTTACCTACGATCCTTCTATCGGCAGCTTCTGTCTGTCACATGAAAACATGATGATCCCGGAAGATGGCCAAATCTACTCAATCAACGAAGGTAACTACATCCGCTTCCCACTGGGTGTGAAAAAGTACATCAAGTACTGCCAAGAGAATGAGCCTTCAGATGGTCGTCCGTACACCTCCCGCTATATCGGTTCTCTGGTTGCAGATTTCCACCGCAACCTGCTTAAAGGCGGTATCTACCTTTACCCAAGCACACAAAGCCATCCGCAAGGCAAGCTTCGCCTGCTTTACGAGTGCAACCCGATGGCATTCCTGATCGAACAGGCCGGCGGTATTGCCTCTGATGGTGTTAACCGCATCATGGACATCGTACCGACTGAACTACACCAGCGTGTACCTTTCTTTGTTGGTTCGAAAAACATGGTACGCAAGGTTGAAGAGTTCCTTGAACTGAATCGCGACGAATAA
- a CDS encoding gamma-glutamylcyclotransferase encodes MQHLVFVYGTLRQGEYNHHYLSSAQFLGLHESDAQFTLYDLGPYPGVSEGQQSVQGEVYMIDDDTLAALDILEDVPVEYRRESISTPFGEAWIYIYQDTEQLTEEIGSGDWCQRV; translated from the coding sequence ATGCAGCATCTAGTGTTTGTATACGGGACTTTGCGTCAGGGCGAATACAATCATCACTATTTGAGCTCGGCGCAGTTCCTCGGCCTCCATGAAAGTGATGCTCAGTTCACGTTGTATGATCTGGGGCCCTACCCGGGAGTCTCTGAAGGTCAGCAATCCGTGCAGGGTGAAGTGTACATGATTGATGACGATACGCTTGCCGCACTGGACATACTGGAAGATGTACCCGTTGAGTACCGCCGAGAGAGCATCAGTACGCCCTTTGGAGAGGCCTGGATTTATATTTATCAGGATACGGAGCAACTGACAGAAGAGATAGGCTCCGGGGATTGGTGTCAAAGAGTATAA
- the ppa gene encoding inorganic diphosphatase: MSLNHVPAGKSLPEDIYVVIEIPANADPIKYEVDKDSGAVFVDRFMSAPMFYPCNYGYVNHTLSLDGDPVDVLVPTPYPLMPGSVIRCRPVGVLKMTDESGEDAKVVAVPHSKISKEYEHIQDVGDIPELLKAQITHFFERYKELETGKWVKVDGWADVEAAKAEILESYERAQNK; this comes from the coding sequence ATGAGCCTAAACCACGTACCAGCAGGTAAATCTCTGCCTGAAGATATCTATGTCGTTATCGAAATCCCTGCTAACGCAGACCCTATTAAATACGAAGTAGATAAAGACTCTGGTGCTGTATTTGTCGACCGTTTCATGTCTGCGCCAATGTTCTACCCGTGTAACTATGGCTACGTGAACCATACGCTGTCTCTTGATGGAGACCCGGTTGACGTACTTGTTCCGACGCCTTACCCGCTGATGCCGGGTTCCGTTATCCGTTGTCGCCCTGTCGGCGTACTGAAAATGACGGATGAGTCTGGTGAGGATGCAAAAGTTGTGGCGGTCCCTCACTCTAAAATCTCTAAAGAGTATGAGCACATCCAGGATGTCGGTGACATCCCTGAGTTACTGAAAGCGCAAATTACCCATTTCTTTGAGCGTTACAAAGAACTGGAAACAGGTAAATGGGTGAAGGTTGATGGCTGGGCAGACGTTGAAGCTGCTAAAGCTGAAATCCTCGAATCTTACGAGCGTGCACAAAACAAATAA
- the thiB gene encoding thiamine ABC transporter substrate binding subunit, producing the protein MKPTLSLIALAAITTTSAFAADNTLTIYTYDSFAADWGPGPKIEQAFEAKCGCDVNFVALDDGVSILNRLRMEGDNSKADIVLGLDNNLMAEAKKTGLLSEHDVDTSGTVLPDGWSDKTFVPYDYGYFAFVYNKDKLTNPPKSMKELVEERSDLKVIYQDPRTSTPGQGLMLWMKSIYGDNTSQAWQQLSAKTVTVTKGWSEAYSMFLKGESDLVLSYTTSPAYHLIAENDAKFATADFSEGHYMQVEVAAKVKGTKNPKLADEFLNFILSDEFQSAMPTGNWMYPVTNVALPEGFETLSVPGKSLSFTADEVAKMRKTWIREWQSALTF; encoded by the coding sequence GTGAAACCCACTCTAAGCCTGATTGCCCTTGCTGCAATCACAACGACTTCAGCGTTTGCCGCTGACAACACCTTAACCATCTATACGTATGATTCGTTTGCCGCAGATTGGGGACCTGGTCCTAAAATCGAACAGGCTTTTGAAGCCAAGTGCGGTTGTGACGTTAATTTCGTTGCACTGGATGATGGCGTATCGATTCTAAACCGTCTCCGAATGGAGGGCGATAACAGCAAAGCAGATATCGTGTTAGGTCTGGATAACAACTTAATGGCTGAGGCGAAGAAAACAGGCTTGCTGTCAGAACATGATGTCGATACTTCCGGTACCGTGTTGCCAGATGGGTGGAGTGACAAAACGTTTGTACCCTATGACTATGGTTATTTTGCATTTGTTTATAACAAAGACAAACTGACTAACCCGCCTAAAAGCATGAAAGAGCTGGTTGAAGAGCGCAGCGATCTGAAAGTGATTTATCAGGATCCCCGTACTTCTACACCGGGGCAGGGATTGATGCTGTGGATGAAGTCAATCTATGGTGACAATACCTCACAAGCCTGGCAGCAGCTGTCAGCTAAAACCGTGACGGTGACGAAAGGCTGGTCAGAGGCGTATTCGATGTTCCTTAAAGGTGAGTCTGATTTAGTGCTTTCTTACACTACCTCACCTGCTTATCACCTGATCGCAGAAAATGACGCTAAATTTGCTACAGCTGATTTTTCTGAAGGTCACTACATGCAAGTGGAAGTGGCTGCTAAGGTTAAAGGTACCAAAAACCCGAAACTGGCGGACGAGTTCCTCAACTTTATTTTGAGTGATGAGTTCCAGTCAGCTATGCCGACAGGTAACTGGATGTACCCGGTTACCAATGTGGCTCTGCCTGAAGGTTTTGAAACCTTGAGCGTACCAGGTAAGTCACTGAGCTTTACCGCTGATGAAGTGGCAAAAATGCGTAAGACCTGGATTCGTGAGTGGCAAAGCGCCCTGACTTTCTAA
- a CDS encoding flavin prenyltransferase UbiX: protein MSHKKQQQKKAITLALTGASGAPYGLRLLECLVAADYHVYVLISSAARVVMATEHDLKLPSGPQAAQEALVAHLNCKPDNITVCGKDDWFSPVASGSAAPKQMVVCPCSAGSVAAIAHGMSDNLIERAADVVMKERGQLLLVVRETPFSTLHLENMHKLSQMGVTIMPAAPGFYHQPKSIEDLVDFMVARILDHLGIEQGLVPRWGYDQRC from the coding sequence ATGTCCCACAAAAAACAGCAGCAAAAAAAAGCCATTACGTTAGCACTTACTGGTGCGTCAGGAGCTCCTTATGGTCTTCGGCTTTTGGAGTGTCTGGTTGCTGCGGACTATCACGTGTACGTGTTGATATCGTCTGCTGCGCGCGTTGTCATGGCGACCGAGCATGATCTCAAGCTACCGAGTGGTCCGCAAGCGGCGCAAGAAGCTCTGGTGGCTCACCTGAATTGCAAGCCAGACAATATCACCGTGTGCGGTAAAGATGACTGGTTTTCTCCTGTTGCTTCCGGTTCTGCTGCGCCGAAACAAATGGTAGTTTGCCCGTGCTCGGCAGGCAGTGTCGCGGCGATTGCGCATGGCATGTCGGATAATCTTATCGAGCGTGCCGCTGACGTAGTCATGAAAGAACGTGGTCAGTTACTGCTTGTGGTGCGTGAAACGCCATTCTCGACCCTGCATCTGGAAAACATGCATAAGCTGTCACAGATGGGAGTCACCATCATGCCAGCAGCTCCGGGATTTTATCACCAGCCAAAGAGCATTGAAGATTTAGTCGATTTTATGGTTGCACGTATTCTCGATCATCTTGGCATTGAGCAAGGTCTGGTGCCTCGCTGGGGGTATGATCAGCGTTGCTGA